The Mixophyes fleayi isolate aMixFle1 chromosome 1, aMixFle1.hap1, whole genome shotgun sequence genome includes a region encoding these proteins:
- the TOX4 gene encoding TOX high mobility group box family member 4 isoform X2 translates to MEFPGGSDSYLTITGSGHPFLTGTETFHTPSLGDEEFEIPPISLDSDPSLAVSDVVGQFDDLGDPTGVQDGGFAAQYGVQTLDMPVEMTHEVMEQTGGLLGAGLSMDLDHPIVTTYSANPPVTIDVSMTDISSGLLPHSQLTTIDQSELSSQLGLSLGGGTILPPVQSPEDHLSPTASPTSSLHDEDMEDFRRITAPKNIVVEQTKKTKASKKRKKKDPNEPQKPLSAYALFFRDTQAAIKGQNPNATFGEVSKIVASMWDSLGEEQKQVYKRKTEAAKKEYLKALALYKENQMSQVVVETLDLDPPAAPTVLSESPVHSPTVVTAPSIPQCVTSPPTPTITQAPMSTPAPTPPPQAVAPPQPSIAKIIISKQMLQAGQIPTSIAMSQGMVTVIPATMVTSRGLPLHQLQPSPQARITRSVLQAAMQLPPRLQPPPLQQMQQPPRLQHMAPAQQPSITILQQPPPLQPMQKVRLSLHQPPPLQIKIIPPPLQPQPQTVQIQAQAIPIISVPTSPDAPASPEHLEVLTEVVQEESPPTQMDVELVSGSPAHSPSPQPQCVRSGCENPPIESKDWDNEYCSNECVVKHCRDTFLAWVAARCQGTLASVK, encoded by the exons TTTCCGGGGGGCAGTGACAGTTACCTGACCATCACAGGATCAGGGCATCCCTTCTTGACAGGAACAGAG ACATTTCATACACCCAGCCTAGGGGATGAGGAGTTTGAGATCCCCCCTATTTCTCTAGATTCTGATCCTTCTTTGGCAGTCTCGGATGTGGTTGGACAATTTGATGACCTTGGAGATCCTACTGGAGTTCAGGATGGAGGATTTGCAGCACAGTATGGGGTACAGACTCTTGATATGCCAGTAGAAATGACCCATGAGGTGATGGAGCAGACTGGAGGATTGCTTGGAGCCGGGTTATCCATG GATTTGGATCACCCCATTGTTACCACATACAGTGCCAACCCCCCAGTCACCATAGATGTCTCAATGACAGACATATCATCTGgtcttctgcctcacagtcagCTAACTACTATTGACCAGTCAGAGCTGAGCTCCCAACTTGGCTTAAGCCTTGGCGGTGGTACGATTTTGCCTCCAGTCCAGTCCCCTGAGGATCACCTCTCCCCTACCGCCTCCCCAACAAGCTCTCTACATGATGAAGACATGGAAGACTTCCGAAGA ATAACTGCCCCTAAGAACATTGTTGTGgaacaaacaaagaaaacaaaggcttccaaaaaaagaaagaagaaagatcCTAATGAGCCCCAAAAACCTCTGTCCGCATATGCTCTTTTTTTCCGTGACACCCAAGCCGCAATCAAGGGACAAAATCCCAATGCCACCTTTGGAGAGGTATCCAAAATCGTGGCCTCTATGTGGGACAGTCTTGGCGAGGAGCAGAAGCAG GTTTACAAGAGGAAAACTGAAGCAGCCAAGAAGGAATATCTGAAGGCTTTAGCATTGTATAAGGAAAACCAGATGTCACAG GTTGTTGTTGAGACATTAGATTTGGACCCTCCTGCTGCACCAACTGTATTGTCTGAATCTCCAGTTCATTCCCCCACTGTAGTGACAGCACCCAGCATCCCACAATGTGTTACTTCACCCCCTACACCAACTATTACACAGGCACCTATGTCAACCCCTGCACCCACCCCACCGCCACAAGCAGTTGCTCCCCCACAGCCAAGTATTGCTAAAATAATAATTTCCAAGCAGATGCTTCAAGCCGGGCAGATTCCTACATCCATCGCCATGTCTCAAGGCATGGTGACAGTAATCCCAGCCACGATGGTGACCTCCCGAGGTCTACCCCTACACCAGTTGCAGCCCAGCCCACAAGCACGAATTACACGGTCTGTGCTACAGGCAGCAATGCAGCTTCCTCCACGCCTACAGCCTCCTCCATTACAGCAGATGCAGCAACCCCCACGTCTGCAGCATATGGCCCCTGCACAGCAGCCGTCAATCACCATCCTGCAGCAGCCTCCACCTTTACAACCCATGCAGAAAGTGCGACTCAGCTTGCATCAGCCTCCTCCATTGCAGATAAAGATTATACCCCCTCCTCTTCAGCCCCAACCTCAGACTGTTCAAATTCAAGCACAAGCTATTCCAATCATCAGTGTACCCACCTCACCAGATGCACCTGCCTCTCCTGAACATCTAGAAGTGTTGACTGAAGTAGTGCAAGAG GAGTCTCCCCCGACACAGATGGATGTGGAATTGGTGAGTGGTTCCCCTGCTCACAGCCCTTCTCCCCAGCCCCAATGCGTACGATCTGGATGTGAGAATCCCCCAATAGAGAGCAAGGATTGGGATAATGAGTATTGCAGCAATGAGTGTGTGGTCAAACACTGCAG aGACACCTTCTTGGCTTGGGTTGCTGCCCGATGTCAGGGAACACTTGCATCGGTCAAATAA
- the TOX4 gene encoding TOX high mobility group box family member 4 isoform X1, which translates to MDLHFFAGLDYDSADGDAGFSGHQLFSGDEGPSSSLDSSALLPPQHMFGMYGYSKFPGGSDSYLTITGSGHPFLTGTETFHTPSLGDEEFEIPPISLDSDPSLAVSDVVGQFDDLGDPTGVQDGGFAAQYGVQTLDMPVEMTHEVMEQTGGLLGAGLSMDLDHPIVTTYSANPPVTIDVSMTDISSGLLPHSQLTTIDQSELSSQLGLSLGGGTILPPVQSPEDHLSPTASPTSSLHDEDMEDFRRITAPKNIVVEQTKKTKASKKRKKKDPNEPQKPLSAYALFFRDTQAAIKGQNPNATFGEVSKIVASMWDSLGEEQKQVYKRKTEAAKKEYLKALALYKENQMSQVVVETLDLDPPAAPTVLSESPVHSPTVVTAPSIPQCVTSPPTPTITQAPMSTPAPTPPPQAVAPPQPSIAKIIISKQMLQAGQIPTSIAMSQGMVTVIPATMVTSRGLPLHQLQPSPQARITRSVLQAAMQLPPRLQPPPLQQMQQPPRLQHMAPAQQPSITILQQPPPLQPMQKVRLSLHQPPPLQIKIIPPPLQPQPQTVQIQAQAIPIISVPTSPDAPASPEHLEVLTEVVQEESPPTQMDVELVSGSPAHSPSPQPQCVRSGCENPPIESKDWDNEYCSNECVVKHCRDTFLAWVAARCQGTLASVK; encoded by the exons ATGGACCTGCATTTCTTTGCTGGTTTGGATTATGATAGTGCCGATGGGGATGCTGGGTTTTCTGGCCATCAGTTGTTTTCAGGGGATGAGGGTCCTTCCTCTTCTCTGGACTCATCAGCCCTGTTGCCCCCTCAGCATATGTTTGGAATGTATGGCTACAGCAAG TTTCCGGGGGGCAGTGACAGTTACCTGACCATCACAGGATCAGGGCATCCCTTCTTGACAGGAACAGAG ACATTTCATACACCCAGCCTAGGGGATGAGGAGTTTGAGATCCCCCCTATTTCTCTAGATTCTGATCCTTCTTTGGCAGTCTCGGATGTGGTTGGACAATTTGATGACCTTGGAGATCCTACTGGAGTTCAGGATGGAGGATTTGCAGCACAGTATGGGGTACAGACTCTTGATATGCCAGTAGAAATGACCCATGAGGTGATGGAGCAGACTGGAGGATTGCTTGGAGCCGGGTTATCCATG GATTTGGATCACCCCATTGTTACCACATACAGTGCCAACCCCCCAGTCACCATAGATGTCTCAATGACAGACATATCATCTGgtcttctgcctcacagtcagCTAACTACTATTGACCAGTCAGAGCTGAGCTCCCAACTTGGCTTAAGCCTTGGCGGTGGTACGATTTTGCCTCCAGTCCAGTCCCCTGAGGATCACCTCTCCCCTACCGCCTCCCCAACAAGCTCTCTACATGATGAAGACATGGAAGACTTCCGAAGA ATAACTGCCCCTAAGAACATTGTTGTGgaacaaacaaagaaaacaaaggcttccaaaaaaagaaagaagaaagatcCTAATGAGCCCCAAAAACCTCTGTCCGCATATGCTCTTTTTTTCCGTGACACCCAAGCCGCAATCAAGGGACAAAATCCCAATGCCACCTTTGGAGAGGTATCCAAAATCGTGGCCTCTATGTGGGACAGTCTTGGCGAGGAGCAGAAGCAG GTTTACAAGAGGAAAACTGAAGCAGCCAAGAAGGAATATCTGAAGGCTTTAGCATTGTATAAGGAAAACCAGATGTCACAG GTTGTTGTTGAGACATTAGATTTGGACCCTCCTGCTGCACCAACTGTATTGTCTGAATCTCCAGTTCATTCCCCCACTGTAGTGACAGCACCCAGCATCCCACAATGTGTTACTTCACCCCCTACACCAACTATTACACAGGCACCTATGTCAACCCCTGCACCCACCCCACCGCCACAAGCAGTTGCTCCCCCACAGCCAAGTATTGCTAAAATAATAATTTCCAAGCAGATGCTTCAAGCCGGGCAGATTCCTACATCCATCGCCATGTCTCAAGGCATGGTGACAGTAATCCCAGCCACGATGGTGACCTCCCGAGGTCTACCCCTACACCAGTTGCAGCCCAGCCCACAAGCACGAATTACACGGTCTGTGCTACAGGCAGCAATGCAGCTTCCTCCACGCCTACAGCCTCCTCCATTACAGCAGATGCAGCAACCCCCACGTCTGCAGCATATGGCCCCTGCACAGCAGCCGTCAATCACCATCCTGCAGCAGCCTCCACCTTTACAACCCATGCAGAAAGTGCGACTCAGCTTGCATCAGCCTCCTCCATTGCAGATAAAGATTATACCCCCTCCTCTTCAGCCCCAACCTCAGACTGTTCAAATTCAAGCACAAGCTATTCCAATCATCAGTGTACCCACCTCACCAGATGCACCTGCCTCTCCTGAACATCTAGAAGTGTTGACTGAAGTAGTGCAAGAG GAGTCTCCCCCGACACAGATGGATGTGGAATTGGTGAGTGGTTCCCCTGCTCACAGCCCTTCTCCCCAGCCCCAATGCGTACGATCTGGATGTGAGAATCCCCCAATAGAGAGCAAGGATTGGGATAATGAGTATTGCAGCAATGAGTGTGTGGTCAAACACTGCAG aGACACCTTCTTGGCTTGGGTTGCTGCCCGATGTCAGGGAACACTTGCATCGGTCAAATAA